The proteins below are encoded in one region of Streptomyces marianii:
- a CDS encoding META domain-containing protein encodes MRTQLIVPAVATLAATITLTACGSEKGPGQGAGDDAGGSVRPVAPVTGVHWTVQNVTVDGKRTDAPAGAHVEFTTGEAGEDGAKGRAEGNYGCNHFGADVTIKGDTITVGRGQMTEMGCPQGVAGFEEALRTAFSGELKAKVSEKNLTLATAEGDSIALSAQPAAPLTGTKWTVTSLLDGETAASLPPGTEGKAHFVIGKDGSLSGNLGCNDFRAEAKTSGSTLTVGRLSSTRKMCAGTAGMLEKAVAEALRGTVSYELDHRSLTLTSADSGKGVAATAG; translated from the coding sequence ATGCGTACTCAACTGATCGTTCCCGCGGTGGCCACGCTGGCGGCCACGATCACGCTGACGGCCTGCGGCTCCGAGAAGGGCCCGGGCCAGGGTGCGGGGGACGACGCGGGCGGCTCCGTGCGGCCCGTGGCCCCCGTCACCGGCGTGCACTGGACCGTCCAGAACGTGACCGTCGACGGCAAGCGGACCGATGCCCCGGCCGGAGCCCATGTGGAGTTCACGACCGGGGAAGCGGGCGAGGACGGCGCGAAGGGCCGCGCCGAGGGCAACTACGGCTGCAACCACTTCGGAGCCGATGTGACCATCAAGGGCGACACCATCACCGTCGGGCGCGGCCAGATGACGGAGATGGGCTGCCCGCAGGGCGTCGCGGGCTTCGAGGAGGCCCTGCGCACGGCCTTCTCCGGTGAGCTGAAGGCGAAGGTGTCGGAGAAGAACCTGACCCTGGCCACCGCCGAGGGCGACTCCATCGCGCTGAGCGCGCAGCCCGCCGCCCCGCTCACGGGCACCAAGTGGACCGTCACCTCCCTGCTCGACGGGGAGACGGCAGCCTCGCTGCCGCCCGGCACCGAGGGCAAGGCCCACTTCGTCATCGGCAAGGACGGCTCGCTGAGCGGCAACCTCGGCTGCAACGACTTCCGCGCCGAGGCGAAGACGTCCGGGTCGACGCTCACCGTCGGCCGGCTGTCCAGCACCCGCAAGATGTGCGCGGGCACCGCCGGAATGCTCGAGAAGGCCGTGGCCGAGGCCCTCAGGGGCACGGTGTCGTACGAGCTGGACCACCGCAGCCTGACCCTCACCTCCGCGGACAGCGGCAAGGGAGTGGCGGCGACGGCCGGGTGA
- the purF gene encoding amidophosphoribosyltransferase: MPRGDGRLSHDLLPGEKGPQDACGVFGVWAPGEEVAKLTYFGLYALQHRGQESAGIAVSNGSQILVFKDMGLVSQVFDETSLGSLQGHIAVGHARYSTTGASVWENAQPTFRATAHGSIALGHNGNLVNTARLAEMVADLPRQDGRATQVAATNDTDLVTALLAGQTDDDGKPLTVEQAAAKVLPDVRGAFSLVFMDEDTLYAARDPQGIRPLVLGRLERGWVVASESAALDICGASFVREIEPGELIAIDENGIRTSRFAEAKPKGCVFEYVYLARPDTDIAGRNVYLSRVEMGRRLAKEAPVEADLVIATPESGTPAAIGYAEASGIPYGSGLVKNAYVGRTFIQPSQTIRQLGIRLKLNPLKEVIKGKRLVVVDDSIVRGNTQRALVRMLREAGAAEVHIRISSPPVKWPCFFGIDFATRAELIANGMTIDEIGTSLGADSLAYISIDGMIEATTIDKPNLCRACFDGEYPMELPDPELLGKQLLETELAGGADAADALRRP, encoded by the coding sequence GTGCCACGTGGTGACGGACGACTCAGCCACGACCTGCTCCCCGGCGAGAAGGGCCCCCAGGACGCTTGCGGCGTCTTCGGTGTCTGGGCTCCGGGTGAAGAGGTCGCCAAGCTCACTTACTTCGGGCTCTACGCCCTCCAACACCGGGGTCAGGAATCCGCGGGCATCGCGGTCAGCAACGGCTCCCAGATCCTCGTCTTCAAGGACATGGGCCTCGTGTCCCAGGTCTTCGACGAGACCTCACTCGGTTCCCTGCAGGGTCATATCGCGGTCGGTCACGCCCGCTACTCGACCACGGGCGCCTCCGTGTGGGAGAACGCGCAGCCGACCTTCCGGGCGACCGCCCACGGCTCCATCGCGCTCGGCCACAACGGCAACCTGGTGAACACGGCCCGGCTCGCCGAGATGGTCGCCGACCTGCCCCGCCAGGACGGCCGCGCCACCCAGGTCGCCGCCACCAACGACACCGACCTCGTCACCGCGCTGCTCGCCGGGCAGACCGACGACGACGGCAAGCCCCTCACGGTCGAGCAGGCGGCCGCCAAGGTCCTCCCCGACGTCCGGGGCGCCTTCTCGCTCGTCTTCATGGACGAGGACACGCTCTACGCCGCGCGCGACCCCCAGGGCATCCGCCCGCTGGTCCTCGGCCGGCTCGAGCGTGGCTGGGTGGTCGCCTCCGAGTCCGCCGCCCTGGACATCTGCGGTGCGAGCTTCGTCCGCGAGATCGAGCCGGGCGAGCTCATCGCGATCGACGAGAACGGCATCCGCACCTCACGCTTCGCAGAAGCGAAGCCCAAGGGCTGTGTCTTCGAGTACGTCTACCTCGCCCGCCCCGACACCGACATCGCCGGCCGGAACGTCTACCTCTCCCGCGTGGAGATGGGCCGCCGCCTGGCGAAGGAAGCTCCCGTCGAGGCCGATCTCGTCATAGCGACGCCGGAGTCCGGCACCCCCGCGGCCATCGGCTACGCGGAGGCGTCGGGCATCCCCTACGGCTCGGGCCTGGTCAAGAACGCCTACGTGGGCCGGACCTTCATCCAGCCGTCCCAGACGATCCGCCAGCTGGGCATCCGCCTCAAGCTGAACCCCCTCAAGGAAGTCATCAAGGGCAAGCGGCTCGTGGTGGTCGACGACTCGATCGTCCGCGGCAACACCCAGCGCGCCCTGGTGAGGATGCTCCGCGAGGCCGGCGCCGCCGAGGTCCACATCCGGATCTCGTCCCCGCCCGTGAAGTGGCCGTGCTTCTTCGGCATCGACTTCGCGACCCGTGCCGAGCTGATCGCCAACGGCATGACGATCGACGAGATCGGTACTTCGCTGGGCGCCGACTCGCTCGCGTACATCTCCATCGACGGCATGATCGAGGCCACGACCATCGACAAGCCGAACCTGTGCCGCGCCTGCTTCGACGGCGAGTACCCGATGGAACTGCCCGACCCCGAGCTGCTCGGCAAGCAGCTGCTGGAGACCGAGCTTGCGGGCGGCGCGGACGCCGCCGACGCGCTCCGTCGTCCGTGA
- the purM gene encoding phosphoribosylformylglycinamidine cyclo-ligase, giving the protein MSETGASYAAAGVDIEAGDRAVELMKEWVKKTRRPEVLGGIGGFAGLFDASALKRYERPLLASATDGVGTKVDLARQMGVYDSIGHDLVAMVMDDIVVCGAEPLFMTDYICVGKVHPERVAAIVKGIAEGCVLAGCALVGGETAEHPGLLGPDDFDVAGAGTGVVEADRLLGADRIRTGDAVIAMASSGLHSNGYSLVRHVVFDRAGWTLDREIPEFGRTLGEELLEPTRIYSLDCLALTRTTEVHAFSHITGGGLAANLARVVPDGLHAVVDRSTWTPGAVFDLVGSAGRVERAELEKTLNMGVGMMAVVPQESVDVALATLADRGVDAWIAGGITERGEHTDGAGMVGDYAS; this is encoded by the coding sequence ATGTCTGAGACAGGTGCTTCCTACGCTGCCGCGGGCGTCGACATCGAGGCGGGCGACCGCGCCGTCGAACTGATGAAGGAGTGGGTGAAGAAGACCCGCCGCCCCGAGGTACTCGGCGGCATCGGCGGCTTCGCCGGCCTCTTCGACGCCTCCGCCCTCAAGCGGTACGAGCGCCCGCTGCTCGCCTCCGCCACCGACGGCGTCGGCACCAAAGTCGACCTCGCGCGCCAGATGGGCGTGTACGACTCGATCGGCCACGACCTCGTCGCGATGGTCATGGACGACATCGTCGTGTGCGGCGCCGAACCGCTGTTCATGACCGACTACATCTGCGTCGGCAAGGTGCACCCGGAGCGGGTGGCCGCGATCGTCAAGGGCATCGCCGAGGGCTGCGTCCTCGCCGGCTGCGCCCTGGTGGGCGGCGAGACGGCCGAACACCCGGGTCTGCTGGGCCCGGACGACTTCGACGTCGCCGGCGCCGGTACGGGCGTCGTGGAGGCCGACCGGCTGCTGGGTGCCGATCGCATCCGTACGGGGGACGCGGTGATCGCGATGGCGTCCTCGGGCCTTCACTCGAACGGGTACTCGCTTGTGCGGCACGTGGTCTTCGACCGGGCGGGCTGGACGCTCGACCGGGAGATCCCGGAGTTCGGCCGCACCCTCGGTGAGGAACTGCTCGAGCCCACCAGGATCTACTCGCTGGACTGCCTGGCCCTGACCCGGACCACCGAGGTGCACGCCTTCAGCCACATCACCGGCGGCGGACTCGCCGCCAACCTGGCGCGCGTGGTGCCGGACGGCCTGCACGCGGTCGTCGACCGGTCGACATGGACGCCGGGCGCGGTCTTCGACCTCGTCGGCAGCGCCGGCCGGGTGGAGCGCGCCGAGTTGGAGAAGACCCTCAACATGGGCGTGGGGATGATGGCGGTCGTTCCGCAGGAGTCGGTCGACGTCGCCCTGGCGACCCTCGCCGACCGCGGTGTCGACGCGTGGATCGCCGGTGGGATCACCGAGCGCGGGGAGCACACCGACGGCGCCGGGATGGTCGGCGACTACGCGAGCTGA
- a CDS encoding DUF3073 domain-containing protein, whose amino-acid sequence MGRGRAKAKQTKVARQLKYNSGGTDLSRLASELGASTSSQPPNAEPFEDDEDDDPYARYADMYNDDEDEDEESGPSSQRRGA is encoded by the coding sequence ATGGGGCGCGGCCGGGCCAAGGCCAAGCAGACGAAGGTCGCCCGCCAGCTGAAGTACAACAGCGGTGGGACGGATCTCTCACGTCTGGCCAGCGAGCTGGGCGCATCGACTTCGAGTCAACCGCCGAACGCGGAGCCGTTCGAGGACGACGAGGACGACGACCCGTACGCCCGCTACGCGGATATGTACAACGACGACGAGGACGAGGACGAGGAGTCCGGTCCGTCGTCACAGCGTCGCGGTGCTTGA
- a CDS encoding Leu/Phe/Val dehydrogenase yields the protein MTDVTDGVLHTLFHSDQGGHEQVVLCQDRASGLKAVIAIHSTALGPALGGTRFYPYASEEAAVADALNLSRGMSYKNAMAGLGHGGGKAVIIGDPERIKSEELLLAYGRFVASLGGRYVTACDVGTYVADMDVVARECRWTTGRSPENGGAGDSSVLTAYGVFQGMRASAQAEWGDPTLRGRKVGVAGVGKVGHYLVEHLLEDGAEVVVTDVREESVRRITDKFPQVRVARDTDELIRAESLGGLDIYAPCAMGGALNDETVPVLTARIVCGAANNQLAHPGVEKDLADRHILYAPDYVVNAGGVIQVADELHGFDFDRCKAKASKIFETTLAIFARAKEDGIPPAAAADRIAEQRMAEARRR from the coding sequence GTGACCGATGTGACCGACGGCGTCCTGCACACCCTGTTCCACTCGGACCAGGGCGGACATGAGCAAGTCGTGCTCTGCCAGGACCGCGCCAGTGGTTTGAAGGCCGTCATCGCCATCCACTCCACCGCCTTGGGCCCTGCCCTCGGCGGCACCCGCTTCTACCCGTACGCCTCCGAGGAAGCCGCCGTCGCCGACGCGCTGAACCTCTCCCGGGGGATGTCGTACAAGAACGCCATGGCCGGCCTCGGCCACGGCGGCGGCAAGGCCGTGATCATCGGGGACCCGGAGCGGATCAAGTCCGAGGAGCTGCTGCTGGCCTACGGCCGGTTCGTCGCGTCCCTGGGCGGCCGTTACGTCACCGCCTGCGACGTCGGCACCTACGTGGCCGACATGGACGTCGTGGCCCGCGAGTGCCGCTGGACCACCGGCCGCTCCCCCGAGAACGGCGGCGCCGGCGACTCGTCCGTGCTCACCGCCTACGGCGTCTTCCAGGGCATGCGGGCCTCCGCGCAAGCCGAGTGGGGCGACCCCACGCTGCGCGGCCGCAAGGTGGGCGTCGCGGGCGTCGGCAAGGTCGGCCACTACCTGGTCGAGCACCTGCTGGAGGACGGAGCCGAGGTCGTCGTCACCGATGTGCGCGAGGAGTCGGTGCGCCGGATCACGGACAAGTTCCCGCAGGTGCGGGTGGCCCGGGACACGGACGAGCTGATCCGTGCGGAATCCCTGGGGGGTCTCGACATCTACGCCCCCTGCGCCATGGGTGGCGCGCTGAACGACGAGACGGTTCCCGTGCTGACGGCCCGGATCGTGTGCGGCGCCGCCAACAACCAGCTCGCGCACCCGGGCGTCGAGAAGGACCTCGCCGACCGCCACATCCTCTACGCACCCGACTACGTCGTGAACGCGGGCGGGGTGATCCAGGTCGCCGACGAGCTGCACGGCTTCGACTTCGACCGGTGCAAGGCGAAGGCGTCGAAGATCTTCGAGACCACACTGGCGATATTCGCACGTGCGAAGGAAGATGGTATTCCGCCGGCCGCGGCCGCGGACCGTATCGCGGAGCAGCGGATGGCGGAGGCGCGTCGCCGATAG
- the bldC gene encoding developmental transcriptional regulator BldC: protein MTARTPDAEPLLTPAEVATMFRVDPKTVTRWAKAGKLTSIRTLGGHRRYREAEVRALLAGIPQQRSEA from the coding sequence ATGACCGCTCGCACCCCTGATGCCGAGCCGCTGCTGACCCCGGCTGAGGTTGCCACGATGTTCCGCGTGGACCCGAAGACGGTCACGCGCTGGGCCAAGGCAGGCAAGCTCACGTCCATCCGTACGCTCGGTGGACACCGCCGGTACCGCGAGGCAGAGGTCCGCGCACTGCTGGCGGGTATTCCGCAGCAGCGCAGCGAGGCCTGA
- a CDS encoding DUF6274 family protein, giving the protein MAASTARHETRALLRAHLAAASGYRHLTRRCPVCHRLLRLAMDPSEAVPEEPGPPPSALLGGRQAPAPSPAVVRPESPRNAVRPVGPAGPAEAAGTAGAERGSGSGSGPGSGSDSGSDSRDEGPTRA; this is encoded by the coding sequence ATGGCGGCATCCACAGCGAGACACGAGACCAGGGCGCTGCTGCGCGCCCATCTGGCGGCCGCCTCCGGCTATCGCCACCTCACCCGGCGGTGTCCGGTCTGCCATCGGCTGCTGCGCCTCGCCATGGACCCCTCGGAGGCAGTGCCGGAGGAGCCCGGTCCGCCGCCTTCCGCGCTCCTGGGGGGCCGTCAGGCTCCCGCACCCTCCCCGGCCGTGGTGCGCCCCGAGAGTCCGCGGAACGCCGTGCGCCCGGTGGGCCCGGCGGGCCCCGCGGAAGCAGCCGGCACGGCGGGCGCCGAGCGTGGCTCCGGCTCCGGCTCCGGCCCCGGCTCCGGCTCCGATTCCGGCTCCGATTCCAGGGACGAAGGTCCCACCCGTGCATGA
- the hrpA gene encoding ATP-dependent RNA helicase HrpA, producing the protein MSTSFADLQKQLAEISLRDAHRLGRRLEGTRRIRKPEARQAVLDEIAAEAGKAAARTAARAARVPGVTYPEQLPVSQKKDEILAAIRDHQVVIVAGETGSGKTTQIPKICLELGRGVRGMIGHTQPRRIAARTVAERVAEELRTPLGEAVGWKVRFTDQVNQDATFVKLMTDGILLAEIQTDRELRAYDTIIIDEAHERSLNIDFLLGYLAQLLPRRPDLKVVITSATIDPERFSRHFGNAPIVEVSGRTYPVEVRYRPLLEEESDESDRDQITAICEAVDELQKEGPGDVLVFLSGEREIRDTADALNKKNLRHTEVLPLYARLSHAEQHRVFQPHSGRRIVLATNVAETSLTVPGIKYVIDPGTARISRYSHRTKVQRLPIEAVSQASANQRKGRCGRTSDGICIRLYSEDDFLSRPEFTDAEILRTNLASVILQMTAAGLGDIERFPFIDPPDHRNIRDGVQLLQELGALDLAQKSPQEGRKVQRLTPTGRKLAQLPVDPRLARMVIEAEKNGCVREVMVIAAALSIQDPRERPADKQAQADQQHARFKDETSDFLAFLNLWRYIREQQKERGSSSFRRMCKQEYLNFLRIREWQDIYAQLRTVAKQMGIHFEEPAAEAGAPEQSVHVSLLAGLLSHIGMKDVKDGAKNEYLGARNAKFAVFPGSALFRKPPRFVMSAELVETSRLWARVNARIEPEWIEPLAEHLVKRTYSEPHWEKDQAAVMAYEKVTLYGVPIVAQRKVNYGRIDPGVSRDLFIRNALVEGDWRTHHKFFADNRRLLTEVEELEHRARRRDILVDDETLFDFYDQRVPEHVVSGAHFDSWWKHKRREQPELLDFEREMLINEKAGAVTKDDYPDSWRQGRLKFRVTYQFEPGADADGVTVHIPLQVLNQVTAEGFDWQIPGLRNEVVTELIRSLPKPIRRNYVPAPDFAKAFLERAVPLQEPLPVTLARELQQLVGVPVSADDFDLARVPDHLKVTFRIVDERRRKLAEDKDLEALRLRLKPKARKALSEAVAATAGRSGGDAVERTGLKTWTIGTLTRVFETRRAGQPVKAYPALVDDGESVSVRLFDTEAEQAEAMWRGTRRLIMLNIPVNPAKFASDRMSNQQKLALSANPHGSVQALFDDCATAAADKLIADHGGPAWDEESFRKLYDKVRADLVDATVRTVDQVGQILAAWQACDRRLKSTTSPALAGNAKDVREQLTWLVPAGFVTRTGLRRLPDLMRYLVAVDRRLQQMPTSVQRDTTRMEKVHEMQDEYAWLLEQLPKGRPVPQEVRDIRWMIEELRVSYFAHALGTAYPVSDKRIVKAIDAAAP; encoded by the coding sequence ATGTCTACTTCCTTCGCCGATCTCCAGAAGCAGCTGGCCGAGATCTCGCTGCGCGACGCGCACCGGCTCGGGCGGCGCCTCGAGGGCACCCGCCGCATCCGCAAACCCGAGGCCCGGCAGGCCGTGCTCGACGAGATCGCGGCCGAGGCCGGCAAGGCCGCCGCGCGGACCGCCGCGCGCGCGGCACGGGTGCCTGGGGTCACGTATCCCGAACAGCTCCCGGTCAGCCAGAAGAAGGACGAGATCCTCGCGGCGATACGGGACCACCAGGTCGTGATCGTCGCGGGAGAGACCGGCTCCGGCAAGACGACGCAGATCCCCAAGATCTGTCTCGAGCTCGGCCGCGGAGTACGCGGCATGATCGGGCACACCCAGCCGCGCCGGATCGCCGCGCGGACGGTCGCCGAGCGCGTGGCCGAGGAGTTGCGCACCCCGCTCGGCGAGGCGGTGGGCTGGAAGGTCCGCTTCACCGACCAGGTGAACCAGGACGCGACCTTCGTCAAGCTCATGACGGACGGCATCCTGCTCGCGGAGATCCAGACGGACCGCGAGCTGCGCGCCTACGACACGATCATCATCGACGAGGCGCACGAGCGGTCGCTCAACATCGACTTCCTGCTCGGCTATCTGGCCCAGCTGCTGCCGAGGCGTCCCGACCTCAAAGTCGTGATCACCTCCGCGACCATCGACCCCGAACGGTTCTCCCGGCACTTCGGGAACGCGCCGATCGTCGAGGTCTCCGGCCGGACCTACCCCGTCGAGGTCCGCTACCGCCCCCTCCTGGAGGAGGAGAGCGACGAGTCCGACCGCGACCAGATCACCGCGATCTGCGAGGCGGTCGACGAACTCCAGAAGGAAGGGCCGGGCGACGTCCTGGTCTTCCTCTCCGGTGAGCGGGAGATCCGAGACACCGCGGACGCGCTGAACAAGAAGAACCTCCGCCACACCGAGGTCCTCCCCCTCTACGCCCGGCTCTCGCACGCCGAGCAGCACCGCGTCTTCCAGCCGCACTCGGGCCGCCGCATCGTCCTCGCGACGAACGTGGCCGAGACGTCCCTGACGGTGCCGGGCATCAAGTACGTCATCGACCCGGGCACCGCCCGCATCTCCCGCTACAGCCACCGCACCAAGGTCCAGCGCCTGCCCATCGAGGCGGTCAGCCAGGCCAGCGCCAACCAGCGCAAGGGCCGCTGCGGCCGTACCTCGGACGGCATCTGCATCCGGCTCTACAGCGAGGACGACTTCCTGTCCCGGCCGGAGTTCACCGACGCCGAGATCCTCCGCACGAACCTGGCGTCCGTCATCCTCCAGATGACCGCGGCCGGCCTCGGCGACATCGAGCGGTTCCCCTTCATCGACCCGCCGGACCACCGCAACATCCGCGACGGCGTACAGCTCCTCCAGGAGCTGGGCGCACTCGACCTGGCGCAGAAGTCCCCCCAGGAGGGGAGGAAGGTGCAGCGGCTGACGCCGACGGGCCGCAAGCTCGCCCAGCTGCCCGTCGACCCGCGCCTCGCCCGGATGGTGATCGAGGCCGAGAAGAACGGCTGCGTGCGCGAGGTCATGGTCATCGCGGCCGCGCTCTCCATCCAGGACCCTCGGGAGCGCCCCGCCGACAAGCAGGCCCAGGCGGACCAGCAGCACGCCCGCTTCAAGGACGAGACGAGCGACTTCCTCGCCTTCCTCAACCTCTGGCGCTACATCCGCGAGCAGCAGAAGGAACGCGGCTCGTCCAGCTTCCGCCGGATGTGCAAGCAGGAGTACCTGAACTTCCTGCGCATCCGCGAGTGGCAGGACATCTACGCGCAGCTGCGCACGGTGGCCAAGCAGATGGGCATCCACTTCGAGGAGCCCGCGGCGGAGGCCGGCGCGCCCGAGCAGTCCGTGCACGTCTCGCTCCTCGCCGGCCTCCTGTCCCACATCGGGATGAAGGACGTGAAGGACGGCGCGAAGAACGAGTACCTGGGTGCCCGCAACGCCAAGTTCGCCGTCTTCCCCGGCTCTGCGCTGTTCAGGAAGCCGCCGCGCTTCGTCATGTCCGCCGAGCTGGTCGAGACGTCCCGGCTGTGGGCGCGGGTCAACGCGAGGATCGAGCCCGAGTGGATCGAGCCGCTCGCCGAGCATCTGGTAAAGCGCACCTACAGCGAGCCGCACTGGGAGAAGGACCAGGCGGCGGTGATGGCGTACGAGAAGGTCACTCTGTACGGCGTGCCGATCGTCGCCCAGCGCAAGGTGAACTACGGGCGCATCGACCCCGGGGTCAGCCGTGATCTCTTCATCCGCAACGCCCTGGTCGAGGGCGACTGGCGTACGCACCACAAGTTCTTCGCGGACAACCGCAGGCTCCTCACCGAGGTGGAGGAGCTGGAGCACCGGGCCCGTCGCCGCGACATCCTCGTCGACGACGAGACCCTGTTCGACTTCTACGACCAGCGGGTGCCGGAGCACGTGGTGTCCGGGGCCCACTTCGACTCGTGGTGGAAGCACAAGCGCCGTGAGCAGCCCGAGCTGCTCGACTTCGAGCGCGAGATGCTCATCAACGAGAAGGCCGGGGCGGTCACCAAGGACGACTACCCGGACTCGTGGCGGCAGGGGCGGCTGAAGTTCCGCGTCACGTACCAGTTCGAGCCGGGCGCGGACGCCGACGGCGTGACCGTGCACATTCCGCTCCAGGTGCTCAACCAGGTCACGGCCGAGGGCTTCGACTGGCAGATCCCGGGTCTGCGCAACGAGGTCGTGACGGAACTGATCCGCTCCCTGCCGAAGCCGATCCGCCGGAACTACGTGCCGGCGCCGGACTTCGCGAAGGCGTTCCTGGAGAGGGCCGTCCCACTGCAGGAGCCGCTGCCGGTCACGCTGGCACGGGAGCTCCAGCAATTGGTCGGGGTGCCGGTCTCGGCGGACGACTTCGACCTGGCGAGAGTCCCGGACCATCTGAAGGTCACCTTCCGGATCGTCGACGAGCGGCGCCGCAAGCTGGCCGAGGACAAGGACCTGGAGGCACTGCGCCTGCGGCTGAAGCCGAAGGCCCGCAAGGCGCTTTCGGAGGCCGTCGCGGCCACGGCCGGCCGGTCCGGCGGCGACGCCGTCGAACGGACGGGGCTGAAGACCTGGACGATCGGCACCCTGACGCGGGTCTTCGAGACCCGCCGTGCCGGCCAGCCGGTCAAGGCCTACCCGGCGCTGGTGGACGACGGCGAGTCGGTCTCGGTACGCCTCTTCGACACCGAGGCCGAGCAGGCGGAGGCGATGTGGCGGGGCACCCGTCGGCTGATCATGCTGAACATCCCGGTGAACCCCGCGAAGTTCGCCTCCGACCGGATGTCCAACCAGCAGAAGCTGGCCCTGTCCGCCAACCCGCACGGCTCGGTCCAGGCCCTCTTCGACGACTGCGCGACGGCCGCCGCGGACAAGCTGATCGCGGACCACGGCGGACCGGCCTGGGACGAGGAATCGTTCCGGAAGCTCTACGACAAGGTCCGCGCCGACCTGGTGGACGCGACCGTGCGGACCGTCGACCAAGTGGGGCAGATCCTGGCCGCCTGGCAGGCCTGTGACCGCCGCCTCAAGAGCACGACCAGCCCGGCGCTCGCCGGCAACGCCAAGGACGTGCGCGAGCAGCTGACGTGGCTCGTGCCGGCGGGCTTCGTGACGCGGACGGGCCTTCGCCGGCTCCCCGACCTGATGCGCTACCTGGTCGCGGTGGACCGCCGGCTACAGCAGATGCCGACCTCCGTCCAGCGCGACACGACGCGTATGGAGAAGGTCCACGAGATGCAGGACGAGTACGCCTGGCTCCTGGAGCAGCTGCCCAAGGGCCGGCCGGTGCCGCAGGAGGTCCGGGACATCCGCTGGATGATCGAGGAGCTGCGGGTGAGCTACTTCGCCCACGCGCTGGGCACCGCGTACCCCGTCTCCGACAAGCGCATCGTCAAGGCGATCGACGCGGCGGCACCGTGA
- a CDS encoding DsbA family protein, whose translation MPASRTPAPSGTRPARSLKPFGYGAAVAAAAVLLGFVSYTATKPDDSTTGGRSVADVSAEPDAGVYPELEKLARRDAADPLALGRADAPVVMVEYADFKCGYCGKFARDTEPELIRKYVEKGVLRIEWRNFPIFGEESEAAARAAWAAGRQGRFWQFHKAAYADGAKEKGFGEQQLRELAAVAGVKDLARFTRDADSEEARQAVARDQEEGYGLGATSTPSFVVNGRPIAGAQPAGTFVDAIEAARKAVTTEPAGPESAPTALAPGATAPGTPAPGTTAPGTTAPGTPVPGTAGGE comes from the coding sequence ATGCCCGCGTCCCGCACCCCCGCCCCCAGCGGCACCCGTCCAGCCCGCTCCCTCAAGCCGTTCGGGTACGGCGCCGCCGTCGCCGCCGCCGCGGTGCTGCTCGGTTTCGTCTCGTACACGGCCACCAAGCCCGACGACTCCACGACCGGCGGGCGCTCCGTCGCCGACGTCTCCGCCGAGCCCGACGCCGGCGTCTACCCGGAGCTGGAGAAGCTCGCCCGGCGCGACGCCGCCGACCCGCTGGCGCTGGGCCGCGCCGACGCGCCCGTGGTGATGGTCGAGTACGCCGACTTCAAGTGCGGCTACTGCGGCAAGTTCGCCCGCGACACCGAGCCGGAACTGATCCGGAAGTACGTGGAGAAGGGCGTCCTGCGCATCGAATGGCGCAACTTCCCGATCTTCGGCGAGGAGTCGGAGGCCGCCGCCCGGGCCGCCTGGGCCGCCGGGCGGCAGGGCCGCTTCTGGCAGTTCCACAAGGCCGCGTACGCCGACGGCGCCAAGGAGAAGGGCTTCGGCGAGCAGCAGCTCAGGGAACTCGCCGCCGTGGCCGGAGTGAAGGACCTGGCGCGTTTCACCCGCGACGCGGACAGCGAGGAGGCGCGTCAGGCCGTGGCGAGGGACCAGGAGGAGGGGTACGGGCTGGGCGCCACGTCCACGCCGTCGTTCGTGGTCAACGGCCGTCCGATCGCGGGCGCCCAGCCGGCGGGGACCTTCGTCGACGCGATCGAGGCGGCGCGCAAGGCCGTGACCACGGAGCCGGCGGGACCGGAGTCGGCGCCGACGGCCCTGGCTCCCGGCGCGACGGCTCCGGGCACCCCGGCTCCCGGCACGACAGCTCCCGGCACGACAGCTCCCGGAACCCCGGTGCCGGGGACGGCGGGCGGCGAGTGA